From a region of the Corallococcus coralloides DSM 2259 genome:
- a CDS encoding methyl-accepting chemotaxis protein, with amino-acid sequence MRRPLRDDPSSGLTPRREPVQRLLRAVEGPKVVREQSLHRKITTGYILLGLLLGTWLLCTESLFDASWGRWSFIIRVGVGVLITFGGATFLPSLLARVTRVKVLSRSAFEISQGDLSKPVAAEVHSTRDEIDELTGAISRMQENLRELVGKIQDTAKSVADTAIDLQRSAENVNGSTEEVGSSMEKIASGAETQSQLVSQASKVITEMAGSIQRTAASALDAARTSAETSSSAEDGSKAARLAGDKVKKVFNRIESASQQVFAFGEKTQEISKIVDAITQVAQQTNLLALNATIEAARAGEYGRGFAVVADEVRKLAESAGRSAEQISRLARDISGQSTSVVSAMKEGIAELAEGREDLTDIMRSMGAITDTARKGAEKVTLISDSTRDQMKGSEEMVKAIEEIKLVAKNNASSTEAIQAVIQEQTAAVSRMTSLASELTNLSVELQSVVRSFRLGP; translated from the coding sequence GTGCGCCGCCCCCTTCGCGACGACCCGTCCTCTGGCCTCACCCCCCGACGCGAGCCGGTGCAGCGACTGCTGCGCGCTGTCGAGGGCCCCAAGGTGGTCCGCGAGCAGTCCCTGCACCGGAAGATCACCACCGGCTACATCCTGCTGGGCCTGCTGCTGGGCACGTGGCTGCTCTGCACGGAGAGCCTCTTCGACGCGTCCTGGGGCCGCTGGAGCTTCATCATCCGGGTGGGCGTGGGTGTGCTCATCACCTTCGGCGGCGCCACGTTCCTGCCGTCGCTGCTGGCGCGCGTCACCCGCGTGAAGGTGCTCAGCCGCTCCGCCTTCGAAATCTCGCAGGGTGACCTGTCCAAGCCCGTGGCCGCGGAGGTGCACAGCACCCGCGACGAAATCGACGAGCTGACGGGCGCCATCTCCCGCATGCAGGAGAACCTGCGCGAGCTGGTGGGCAAGATTCAAGACACCGCCAAGAGCGTGGCGGATACGGCCATCGACCTCCAGCGCAGCGCGGAGAACGTCAACGGGTCCACGGAGGAGGTGGGCTCGTCGATGGAGAAGATCGCCAGCGGCGCGGAGACCCAGTCGCAGCTGGTGTCCCAGGCCTCCAAGGTCATCACGGAGATGGCCGGCAGCATCCAGCGCACGGCGGCCAGCGCCCTGGACGCGGCCCGCACGTCCGCGGAGACCAGCAGCAGCGCGGAGGACGGCTCCAAGGCGGCGCGGCTCGCGGGCGACAAGGTGAAGAAGGTCTTCAACCGCATCGAGTCCGCCAGCCAGCAGGTCTTCGCCTTCGGAGAGAAGACGCAGGAGATCTCGAAGATCGTCGACGCCATCACCCAGGTGGCGCAGCAGACGAACCTCCTGGCCCTCAACGCCACCATCGAAGCGGCGCGCGCGGGCGAGTACGGCCGCGGCTTCGCGGTGGTGGCGGATGAGGTGCGCAAGCTGGCGGAGAGCGCGGGCCGCTCCGCGGAGCAGATTTCCCGCCTGGCGCGCGACATCTCCGGCCAGTCCACCTCCGTCGTCAGCGCCATGAAGGAAGGCATCGCGGAGCTGGCGGAAGGCCGTGAGGACCTCACCGACATCATGCGCTCCATGGGGGCCATCACCGACACGGCCCGCAAGGGCGCGGAGAAGGTGACGCTCATCTCCGACAGCACCCGCGACCAGATGAAGGGCAGCGAGGAGATGGTGAAGGCCATCGAGGAGATCAAGCTCGTGGCGAAGAACAACGCCAGCTCCACGGAGGCCATCCAGGCCGTCATCCAGGAGCAGACGGCCGCGGTGTCGCGGATGACGTCGCTGGCGAGCGAGCTGACCAACCTCTCCGTGGAGCTGCAGAGCGTGGTGCGCAGCTTCCGCCTGGGGCCCTGA
- the thiL gene encoding thiamine-phosphate kinase — MPGEFDLIQRFLACFPRARVPVGPGDDCAVLAPSRGALCVTTDAVVEDVHFTRATFSAADIGHKALAVNLSDLAAMGATPRWFVCALALPRDFPARELSAMGRGMAALAKAHRIMLVGGNFTSAREVSVTLTVTGELSHAPLTRAGARPGDLLYVSGTLGDARLGLQHLQAGVRRGAAVKRQRRPEPRIALGKLAARFASAGMDVSDGLAQDLGHLCAASRVGVELELERLPLSPAVRAALGPEGALRGGEDYELLLAVPPSRMQAFERACARAGQEVTRMGVLTRERTLRIRDAGGHLLTPPAGFDHFTRTGRQIRPDD, encoded by the coding sequence ATGCCCGGCGAGTTCGACCTCATCCAACGCTTCCTCGCCTGCTTCCCGCGCGCGCGGGTGCCGGTGGGCCCGGGAGACGACTGCGCCGTGCTCGCTCCGTCCAGGGGCGCGCTGTGCGTCACCACCGACGCCGTGGTGGAGGACGTGCACTTCACCCGCGCGACGTTCTCCGCCGCGGACATCGGCCACAAGGCGCTCGCGGTGAACCTGTCGGACCTGGCCGCCATGGGCGCCACGCCGCGCTGGTTCGTCTGCGCGCTCGCGCTGCCCCGGGACTTCCCCGCCCGCGAACTGTCCGCCATGGGCCGGGGCATGGCCGCGCTCGCGAAGGCCCACCGCATCATGCTCGTGGGCGGCAACTTCACCTCCGCGCGCGAGGTGTCCGTCACCCTCACCGTCACCGGCGAGCTGTCCCACGCGCCCCTCACCCGCGCGGGCGCCCGGCCTGGAGACCTCCTCTATGTCTCCGGCACGCTGGGCGACGCGCGCCTGGGACTCCAGCACCTCCAGGCCGGCGTCCGGCGGGGCGCGGCCGTGAAGCGCCAGCGCCGCCCCGAGCCCCGCATCGCCCTGGGGAAGCTGGCCGCGCGCTTCGCCTCCGCCGGAATGGACGTGTCGGATGGACTGGCGCAGGACCTGGGCCACCTGTGCGCCGCGTCCCGGGTGGGCGTGGAGCTGGAGCTGGAACGGCTCCCCTTGTCGCCCGCCGTGCGCGCGGCGCTGGGGCCGGAGGGTGCCCTGCGGGGAGGGGAGGACTACGAGCTGCTGCTCGCCGTCCCACCTTCACGCATGCAGGCGTTCGAGCGCGCGTGTGCCCGCGCCGGGCAGGAGGTGACGCGCATGGGCGTGCTCACCCGGGAGCGGACGTTGCGAATCCGAGACGCAGGGGGGCATCTTCTGACCCCTCCAGCGGGATTCGATCACTTCACCCGGACAGGCAGGCAGATCCGGCCGGATGATTGA
- a CDS encoding aquaporin, giving the protein MPSSSTPMDLRRRLVTEALGCGLLVVALEGSHHVAEHLGASATEGRLFMSLSCGAVLACLLWVLRPLSGAHLNPALTFADALGDRTPWREVPLYALAQLSGSLVGRLVAHRMCNEPLLLTAKTPAADGARFLTEMVATFGLLVVVRGCVRTRPSATPLAIAGYVAATVWFTDSRSLANPALVLARAASAHVGVMSPWEVESFVAAQLLGAALAVFLFRWLLGGTPRPAPTAVETVVFECAEAGPAHLAAALFNTLAHPDRARAVVSPPPGSGLDDGPPPAVEALMREANLRAAPLRDRTVPASHYVLIDVAGHAPGMDARVRERWSLPSLSLTDEAGVKALQAALRPRLHQLLARQGWERLHVISGGPAPEGPRALT; this is encoded by the coding sequence GTGCCCTCTTCCTCCACACCCATGGACCTGCGCCGCCGGCTGGTGACGGAAGCGCTGGGGTGTGGGCTGCTGGTGGTGGCGCTGGAGGGGTCGCACCACGTCGCGGAGCACCTGGGCGCGAGCGCCACGGAGGGACGCCTCTTCATGTCCCTGTCCTGCGGCGCGGTGCTGGCGTGCCTCTTGTGGGTGCTGCGGCCGCTGTCGGGCGCGCATCTGAATCCGGCGCTCACCTTCGCGGACGCGCTGGGAGACCGCACGCCCTGGCGCGAGGTGCCGCTGTACGCGCTGGCGCAGCTGTCCGGCAGCCTGGTGGGGCGGCTCGTCGCGCACCGCATGTGCAATGAACCGCTGCTGCTGACGGCGAAGACGCCCGCGGCGGACGGGGCGCGGTTCCTCACGGAGATGGTGGCCACGTTCGGGCTGCTGGTGGTGGTGCGGGGCTGCGTGCGCACGCGCCCGTCAGCGACGCCGTTGGCCATCGCGGGGTACGTGGCCGCGACGGTGTGGTTCACGGACTCGCGCTCGCTGGCGAACCCGGCGCTGGTGCTGGCGCGAGCGGCCAGCGCTCACGTGGGAGTGATGAGCCCGTGGGAGGTGGAGTCCTTCGTCGCGGCGCAGCTGCTGGGCGCGGCGCTGGCGGTGTTCCTCTTCCGGTGGCTGCTGGGCGGCACGCCGCGGCCCGCTCCCACGGCCGTGGAGACCGTCGTCTTCGAGTGCGCGGAAGCAGGGCCCGCGCATCTGGCCGCCGCCCTCTTCAACACGCTGGCGCACCCGGACCGGGCGCGAGCGGTGGTGTCGCCGCCGCCGGGCTCGGGGCTGGATGACGGGCCGCCGCCCGCCGTGGAGGCGCTGATGCGTGAGGCGAACCTGCGCGCCGCGCCCCTGCGCGACCGGACCGTGCCCGCATCGCACTACGTCCTCATCGACGTCGCGGGCCACGCCCCGGGCATGGATGCACGCGTGCGCGAGCGATGGTCGCTGCCCTCGCTGTCGCTGACGGACGAGGCCGGAGTGAAGGCGCTCCAGGCGGCGCTGCGGCCCCGGCTGCATCAGCTCCTGGCAAGACAGGGCTGGGAGCGGCTGCACGTCATCAGCGGCGGCCCCGCGCCCGAAGGCCCTCGCGCCCTCACCTGA
- a CDS encoding MgtC/SapB family protein yields MRLTLALAVGLFVGLEREWRGKEAGLRTFGFAALLGGMGGLLGPNFALLSLALLGVLLCFLNWQSLRANGGAELTTSAALLVTGFTGVLCGLGHTVTPAAVGVTTAGLLAWKERMATFSHKITAEELRSAILLAILAFAIYPVLPAQPVDPWGLIEPRAAWVTVILIAAIGFVNYLLWKMFGTHGVEVTGFLGGLVNSTVTVAELANRVRETSGRLLDVAYRGVMLATAAMALRNAVLLGLLSFRALVDSAIPLVLILLSSTGLALVRSRVEATPGAEPPALPLKSPFSLPSALKFGLIFLALQVVGTVGQTLLGRWGFYAVSAVGGLVSSASAVASAASLCANGTISPTTAGVGAIIASLASAAINFILVARVSEQRSLTLRLGRALGVVMLLGLVGALVQTRLPEFLPNTPGSPGLIEPHQP; encoded by the coding sequence ATGCGACTGACGCTCGCGCTCGCGGTGGGGCTGTTCGTCGGGCTGGAGCGCGAGTGGCGCGGCAAGGAGGCCGGCCTGCGCACGTTCGGCTTCGCGGCGCTGCTGGGTGGCATGGGCGGCCTGTTGGGCCCGAACTTCGCGCTGCTCAGCCTCGCGCTGCTGGGCGTGCTGCTGTGCTTCCTCAACTGGCAGTCCCTGCGCGCCAACGGCGGCGCGGAGCTGACCACGTCCGCCGCGCTGCTCGTCACGGGCTTCACCGGCGTGCTGTGCGGCCTGGGCCATACGGTGACGCCCGCGGCGGTGGGCGTGACGACGGCGGGCCTGCTCGCGTGGAAGGAGCGGATGGCCACCTTCAGCCATAAAATCACCGCCGAGGAGCTGCGCAGCGCCATCCTGCTCGCCATCCTCGCCTTCGCCATCTACCCGGTGCTGCCCGCGCAGCCGGTGGACCCGTGGGGCCTCATTGAGCCGCGCGCCGCGTGGGTGACCGTCATCCTCATCGCGGCCATCGGCTTCGTGAACTACCTGCTGTGGAAGATGTTCGGCACGCACGGCGTGGAGGTGACGGGGTTCCTGGGCGGGCTCGTCAACAGCACCGTCACCGTGGCGGAGCTGGCCAACCGCGTGCGCGAGACGTCCGGCCGGCTGCTCGACGTGGCCTACCGGGGCGTGATGCTGGCCACCGCCGCCATGGCGCTGCGCAATGCCGTGTTGCTGGGGCTGCTCTCCTTCCGCGCGCTGGTGGACTCCGCCATCCCGCTGGTCCTCATCCTCCTGTCCAGCACGGGCCTGGCGCTGGTGCGCTCGCGCGTGGAGGCCACGCCCGGCGCCGAGCCTCCCGCCCTGCCCCTCAAGTCGCCCTTCTCGCTGCCGTCCGCGCTGAAGTTCGGCCTCATCTTCCTGGCGCTCCAGGTGGTGGGCACCGTGGGCCAGACGCTCCTGGGCCGCTGGGGCTTCTACGCGGTGAGCGCCGTGGGCGGCCTGGTGTCCAGCGCGTCCGCGGTGGCGTCCGCCGCGTCGCTGTGCGCCAACGGCACCATCTCCCCCACGACGGCCGGAGTGGGCGCCATCATCGCGTCGCTCGCCAGCGCCGCCATCAACTTCATCCTCGTGGCGCGCGTGTCGGAGCAGCGCTCGCTCACGCTGCGGCTGGGCCGCGCGCTGGGCGTGGTGATGCTGCTGGGGCTCGTGGGCGCGCTCGTGCAGACGCGGCTGCCGGAGTTCCTTCCGAACACCCCGGGCAGCCCGGGGCTCATCGAGCCCCACCAGCCCTGA
- a CDS encoding ATP-binding protein has protein sequence MNGASGGGPRNTASAPRRESALQRRLTLGDLLDLPSFTEVVKGFSDLYRVGIKVLDTRGNKLADVKVGHGDFCAYVFSFPDGRHACTAMVGRVKDGPVLPEAGGRVADGDVSEAAGLIALTCFTGLRYVVMPVRWDGDLLGRVILGPFTPEELTDFPETLTSIHGLDLERAQELLGRVRRVPERTAAQVLGHFGQVLGALVASGQKAYLATHLHLESTLEVHRELEAQNARLLQANARLKELDRLKSTFLGTVSHELRTPLASILGYSEMMAEGLAGPLNPEQLQYVRTIVEKGETLLSMISSLLDLSQIEAGRLRLSMAPVDPGYIIQTAVSSVLPQAQRKGLELEVRLPHTPQPRLAGDLDKLRQVVVNLLANAVKFTPAGGRVKVTLSDAAMQQELGVPGYRISVEDTGVGIRAEEFERIFQSFYQVDGSSTREFGGAGLGLAIVKSLVEGHGGRVRVESEFGHGSRFIVQLPLHPPMQGGLSAAPPMPEPDRF, from the coding sequence ATGAACGGCGCGTCAGGCGGAGGACCCCGGAACACCGCGAGCGCGCCCCGGCGCGAGTCCGCGCTCCAGCGGCGGCTGACGCTGGGGGACCTCTTGGACCTGCCGTCCTTCACGGAGGTGGTGAAGGGCTTCAGCGACCTGTACCGCGTGGGCATCAAGGTGCTGGACACGCGCGGCAACAAGCTGGCGGACGTGAAGGTGGGCCACGGCGACTTCTGCGCCTACGTCTTCTCCTTCCCGGACGGCCGCCACGCGTGCACCGCCATGGTGGGCCGGGTGAAGGACGGCCCCGTGCTGCCGGAGGCCGGCGGGCGCGTGGCGGACGGAGACGTCTCCGAAGCGGCGGGCCTCATCGCGCTCACCTGCTTCACCGGCCTGCGCTACGTGGTGATGCCGGTGCGCTGGGACGGCGACCTCCTGGGCCGGGTCATCCTGGGGCCCTTCACGCCGGAGGAGCTGACGGACTTCCCGGAGACGCTCACCAGCATCCACGGGCTGGACCTGGAGCGCGCGCAGGAGCTCCTGGGCCGCGTGCGCCGCGTGCCGGAGCGCACCGCCGCGCAGGTGCTGGGCCACTTCGGCCAGGTGCTGGGCGCGCTCGTCGCCAGCGGGCAGAAGGCGTACCTGGCCACGCACCTGCATCTGGAGTCCACGCTGGAGGTGCACCGCGAGCTGGAGGCGCAGAACGCGCGGCTGCTCCAGGCGAATGCGCGGCTGAAGGAATTGGACCGGCTGAAGTCCACCTTCCTGGGCACGGTGAGCCACGAGCTGCGCACGCCGCTCGCGTCCATCCTGGGCTACTCGGAGATGATGGCGGAGGGGCTGGCGGGGCCGCTCAACCCGGAGCAGCTCCAGTACGTGCGCACCATCGTGGAGAAGGGCGAGACGCTCCTCTCGATGATCTCCTCGCTGCTGGACCTGAGCCAGATTGAAGCCGGGCGTCTGCGCCTGTCCATGGCGCCGGTGGATCCGGGCTACATCATCCAGACGGCGGTCTCCAGCGTGCTGCCGCAGGCGCAGCGCAAGGGTCTGGAGCTGGAGGTGCGGCTGCCGCACACGCCGCAGCCCCGGCTGGCGGGGGATTTGGACAAGCTGCGCCAGGTGGTGGTGAACCTGCTGGCCAACGCGGTGAAGTTCACGCCCGCGGGCGGCCGGGTGAAGGTGACGCTGTCGGACGCGGCGATGCAGCAGGAGCTGGGCGTGCCCGGCTACCGCATCAGCGTGGAGGACACCGGCGTGGGCATCCGCGCCGAGGAGTTCGAGCGCATCTTCCAGAGCTTCTACCAGGTGGACGGCAGCTCCACGCGCGAGTTCGGCGGCGCGGGGCTGGGCCTGGCCATCGTGAAGAGCCTGGTGGAGGGCCACGGCGGCCGGGTGCGCGTGGAGAGCGAGTTCGGCCACGGCTCGCGCTTCATCGTCCAGCTGCCGCTGCACCCGCCCATGCAGGGCGGGCTGTCCGCCGCGCCGCCCATGCCGGAGCCGGACCGCTTCTAG
- a CDS encoding GTP-binding protein: protein MQLNHAQRELTLKIVYYGPGLSGKTTNLRKLHARARPDVRGRLLSVDTHDDRTLFFDLLPVFFSTSTGFKVKVKLFTVPGQVIHNATRRVVLQGADAVVFIADSRRGAAQENNAYWRNLQENLREMELDPTQVPVVIQFNKRDLPDSLTDEELAEVQRRGNQPVVGSVAVRGEGVVETFHAVVQTAWRALEGRAQLSRNVGLSEEEFLGQIFRHIDLSGTALEGRYGPGAMPGGRESGRAP, encoded by the coding sequence TTGCAACTCAACCACGCCCAGCGCGAGCTGACGCTCAAGATCGTCTATTACGGCCCCGGGTTGAGCGGGAAGACGACGAACTTGCGCAAGCTGCACGCGCGAGCGCGGCCGGACGTGCGAGGGCGCCTCCTGTCGGTGGATACCCACGACGACCGGACGCTCTTCTTCGACCTCTTACCCGTCTTCTTCTCCACCTCCACGGGCTTCAAGGTGAAGGTGAAGCTCTTCACCGTGCCGGGGCAGGTCATCCACAACGCCACGCGGCGGGTGGTGCTCCAGGGCGCGGACGCGGTGGTCTTCATCGCGGACAGCCGGCGGGGCGCGGCGCAGGAGAACAACGCCTACTGGCGCAACCTGCAGGAGAACCTGCGGGAGATGGAGCTGGACCCCACGCAGGTGCCGGTGGTCATCCAGTTCAACAAGCGCGACCTGCCCGACAGCCTGACGGACGAGGAGCTGGCGGAGGTGCAGCGCCGGGGCAACCAGCCGGTGGTGGGCTCCGTGGCCGTGCGAGGCGAGGGCGTGGTGGAGACCTTCCACGCCGTGGTGCAGACGGCCTGGCGCGCGCTGGAGGGCCGGGCGCAGCTGTCGCGCAACGTGGGGCTGAGCGAGGAAGAATTCCTGGGGCAGATCTTCCGTCACATCGACCTGAGCGGCACGGCGCTGGAGGGGCGGTACGGCCCCGGCGCCATGCCTGGCGGCAGGGAGAGCGGGAGGGCGCCATGA
- a CDS encoding GNAT family N-acetyltransferase: MTMKQVDPGVEVAAPTPVLDGATLPNDLVTGVKFGPPTDEDLTTVSALRANSEPWKGRGETQEESLKALTQLKPFLHVGRLQNQVVGYVTVERDGPVPGAAYLRNIVVKPELRRHGVGAMLLDKALDVARDMYRKTIALRVDPANAPAVGFYRKAGFTTVATVVSKKSGKLRLLMSREL; this comes from the coding sequence ATGACGATGAAGCAGGTGGACCCTGGCGTCGAGGTGGCGGCCCCCACGCCGGTGCTGGATGGAGCGACGCTCCCCAACGATCTGGTGACCGGGGTCAAATTCGGTCCGCCCACCGACGAGGACCTGACCACGGTGTCGGCCCTGCGCGCCAACTCCGAGCCCTGGAAGGGGCGGGGTGAGACGCAGGAGGAGAGCCTCAAGGCCCTCACCCAGCTGAAGCCCTTCCTCCACGTGGGGCGGCTCCAGAACCAGGTGGTGGGCTACGTGACGGTGGAGCGCGACGGTCCGGTGCCGGGCGCGGCCTACCTGCGCAACATCGTGGTGAAGCCGGAGCTGCGGCGCCACGGCGTGGGCGCCATGCTGCTGGACAAGGCGCTGGACGTGGCGCGCGACATGTACCGCAAGACCATCGCCCTGCGCGTGGATCCGGCGAACGCGCCCGCAGTGGGCTTCTACCGCAAGGCGGGCTTCACCACGGTGGCCACGGTGGTCTCCAAGAAGTCCGGCAAGCTGCGGCTCCTGATGTCTCGCGAGCTGTAG
- a CDS encoding type IV pilus twitching motility protein PilT: protein MKPLAELLRHLSRPGITELALASGRPPMVRGANGYEPIDPGALSTDELVKALQAMVGMARASTVSETPVQWQVNATGLGSLNIAAVRRGELMNVRLTRGVEGAATAAAPAAAAAPAAPAPAAPTRTPYAGVPAVSAQAPTRTPYAGVPAVSAPVDARAAQPGGLGAGAAARGVPGGAASHAGASAGVPSHAGSAPSHAGAAAHAGAPAHASASAHPPARVIPIARATSAPGRDLTVLLEQARSMNASDLHLVAGRPPLLRLAGELLPQDTPLSPETVERLLLPIIPERLRHVLEKDGSVDFALDSEETGRFRVNVCRQRTGLKGTFRVISREIPTLESLGLPPDIAKATHHHQGLIVLTGPSGHGKTSTLAALVDIINRETTHHVLTVEDPVEYVHPRKRALISQREVGTSTRTFASALKGSLREDPDVIVVGELRDTETVRMALAASETGHLLISTMNTPSAAKTIDRLIDLFPPADQQQVRLSLSSGLRLIVSQRLMPATDGKSLVAAAEVLTGSVALGNLIRDNKTYQIPSLQQRGKSLGIVRFEDSLADLARSGKATLETVKGFAENPDEIEAMVTGKRPGAAPTVPPPATAQEGARMLSKVGSLLGKKGA, encoded by the coding sequence ATGAAACCGCTCGCGGAACTGCTGCGTCATCTCTCGCGTCCTGGAATCACCGAGCTGGCCCTGGCCAGCGGCCGTCCTCCGATGGTGCGCGGCGCCAACGGGTACGAGCCCATTGATCCAGGCGCCCTCTCCACCGACGAGCTCGTGAAGGCCCTCCAAGCGATGGTGGGCATGGCGCGCGCGTCCACCGTGTCGGAGACGCCGGTGCAGTGGCAGGTGAACGCCACCGGCCTGGGTTCCCTCAACATCGCGGCGGTGCGCCGGGGCGAGCTGATGAACGTGCGCCTCACGCGAGGGGTGGAAGGCGCGGCGACCGCCGCGGCTCCAGCAGCCGCCGCGGCTCCAGCAGCTCCGGCGCCCGCCGCGCCCACGCGCACGCCCTACGCGGGAGTGCCCGCCGTGTCCGCGCAGGCCCCCACGCGCACGCCCTACGCGGGAGTGCCCGCGGTCTCCGCGCCCGTGGACGCGCGAGCCGCGCAGCCGGGTGGCCTGGGTGCGGGAGCCGCCGCGCGCGGTGTTCCTGGCGGCGCGGCCTCTCACGCGGGGGCCTCCGCGGGCGTCCCCTCACACGCGGGATCCGCTCCATCCCACGCGGGTGCGGCGGCCCATGCGGGCGCTCCGGCCCACGCTTCCGCCAGCGCGCATCCTCCCGCGCGGGTCATCCCCATCGCGCGCGCGACCTCCGCTCCGGGCCGTGACCTGACCGTGCTGCTGGAGCAGGCGCGCAGCATGAACGCCAGCGACCTGCACCTGGTGGCCGGACGGCCTCCGCTGCTGCGCCTGGCCGGGGAGCTCTTGCCGCAGGACACGCCGCTGTCCCCGGAGACGGTGGAGCGGCTCCTGCTCCCCATCATCCCGGAGCGGCTGCGGCACGTGCTGGAGAAGGACGGCAGCGTGGACTTCGCGCTGGACTCCGAGGAGACCGGCCGCTTCCGCGTCAACGTCTGCCGCCAGCGCACGGGCCTCAAGGGCACCTTCCGCGTCATCTCCCGCGAAATCCCCACCCTGGAATCGCTGGGCCTGCCCCCGGACATCGCCAAGGCCACGCACCACCACCAGGGCCTCATCGTGCTCACCGGCCCGTCCGGCCACGGCAAGACGAGCACGCTCGCGGCGCTGGTGGACATCATCAACCGCGAAACCACGCACCACGTGCTCACCGTGGAGGATCCGGTGGAGTACGTGCACCCGCGCAAGCGCGCCCTCATCAGCCAGCGCGAGGTGGGCACCAGCACCCGCACCTTCGCCAGCGCCCTCAAGGGCAGCCTCCGCGAGGACCCGGACGTCATCGTCGTGGGCGAGCTGCGCGACACGGAGACCGTGCGCATGGCGCTCGCCGCCAGCGAGACGGGCCACCTGCTCATCAGCACCATGAACACGCCCAGCGCGGCGAAGACCATCGACCGGCTCATCGACCTCTTCCCGCCGGCGGACCAGCAGCAGGTGCGGCTGTCGCTCTCCAGCGGCCTGCGCCTCATCGTCAGCCAGCGGCTGATGCCCGCCACGGACGGCAAGTCCCTGGTCGCCGCCGCCGAGGTGCTCACCGGCTCCGTGGCCCTGGGCAACCTCATCCGCGACAACAAGACGTATCAAATCCCCTCCCTCCAGCAGCGCGGCAAGTCGCTGGGCATCGTCCGCTTCGAGGACTCGCTCGCGGACCTGGCCCGCTCCGGCAAGGCGACGCTGGAGACGGTGAAGGGCTTCGCGGAGAACCCGGACGAAATCGAAGCCATGGTGACGGGCAAGCGCCCCGGCGCCGCTCCCACCGTGCCCCCGCCCGCCACCGCCCAGGAGGGCGCGCGGATGCTGTCCAAGGTGGGCTCACTGCTTGGCAAGAAGGGCGCCTGA
- a CDS encoding type IV pilus twitching motility protein PilT: MTDTPRIAAWFDILLDKKGSDLHLGVGYPPLGRIRGELVPLREEALTTDELESLLFEICSPEQKRQITEELDLDFAYGYGTKARFRANYFYRMTGIGAVFRTIPSKVLSLEDLKTPEVVRKMADRRSGLVLVTGPTGSGKSTTLAGMINHINKTRPAHVLTVEDPVEFVHESLKSQVTHREVGPHASSFATAIRSAGREDPNVILIGELRTNETMKLALQLASFGVLVFATVHTNSAPATIDRIINSFPADEQGQVRGMLAESLAGIVAQQLIKTADGKGRVAALEILVGSPAIAAMIREGKVFQIASKMQAGQNQGMQTLDMHLERLVKDDVILPEAALEKAQDKENFVKVIQRLKPDWQVPETLKA; encoded by the coding sequence ATGACGGACACCCCTCGCATCGCCGCGTGGTTCGACATCCTGCTCGACAAGAAGGGCAGCGACCTGCACCTGGGCGTGGGCTACCCGCCCCTGGGCCGCATCCGCGGCGAGCTCGTGCCCCTGCGCGAAGAAGCACTCACCACCGACGAGCTGGAGTCGCTGCTCTTCGAGATCTGCTCGCCCGAACAGAAGCGGCAGATCACCGAGGAGCTGGACCTGGACTTCGCCTACGGCTACGGCACCAAGGCCCGCTTCCGCGCCAACTACTTCTACCGGATGACCGGCATTGGCGCCGTGTTCCGCACCATCCCCAGCAAGGTGCTGTCGCTGGAGGACCTGAAGACGCCGGAGGTGGTGCGCAAGATGGCGGACCGCCGCAGCGGGCTGGTGCTGGTGACAGGCCCCACGGGCTCGGGCAAGTCCACGACGCTCGCGGGGATGATCAACCACATCAACAAGACGCGCCCGGCGCACGTGCTCACCGTGGAGGACCCGGTGGAGTTCGTGCACGAATCGCTCAAGTCCCAGGTCACCCACCGCGAGGTGGGCCCGCACGCCTCCAGCTTCGCCACCGCCATCCGCTCCGCCGGCCGTGAGGACCCCAACGTCATCCTCATCGGCGAGCTGCGCACCAACGAGACGATGAAGCTGGCGCTCCAGCTGGCGAGCTTCGGCGTGCTCGTCTTCGCCACGGTGCACACCAACAGCGCCCCCGCCACCATCGACCGCATCATCAACTCCTTCCCCGCGGACGAGCAGGGCCAGGTGCGCGGCATGCTCGCGGAGTCGCTGGCCGGCATCGTCGCCCAGCAGCTCATCAAGACCGCGGACGGCAAGGGCCGCGTCGCCGCGCTCGAAATCCTGGTGGGCAGCCCCGCCATCGCCGCGATGATTCGCGAGGGCAAGGTGTTCCAGATCGCCTCCAAGATGCAGGCCGGCCAGAACCAGGGCATGCAGACCCTGGACATGCACCTGGAGCGGCTGGTGAAGGACGACGTCATCCTCCCGGAAGCCGCCCTGGAGAAAGCCCAGGACAAGGAGAATTTCGTGAAGGTCATCCAGCGGCTGAAGCCGGACTGGCAGGTCCCGGAGACGCTGAAGGCCTGA